A genomic window from Candidatus Tanganyikabacteria bacterium includes:
- a CDS encoding fumarate reductase cytochrome b subunit: MVERPRRSRWPARLDYFQSASGLLLALFMWFHMAFVATILLSQDALYAVAKMFEGDFLFGHGNPNPLTLPRFGVSIPVTLVVAVVFFLVIAHAFLAMRKFPANFRQLRTFRGHMAMMNHEDTTLWFTQAFTGFALFFLASAHLFIMLTHSAQIGPYESSYRVWQENMWPWYALLLLAVEFHGGIGLYRLAVKWDWFGGANPGKARHRLKVLKWAITVFLLVIGFATLGALMKLGHYYQSHPGERYQPKWEQHAPGAAPPAAPAEAGGNR; encoded by the coding sequence CTGGTCGAGAGGCCACGCAGGAGCCGGTGGCCGGCGCGGCTGGACTACTTCCAGAGTGCGAGCGGCCTGCTCCTGGCGCTGTTCATGTGGTTCCACATGGCCTTCGTCGCGACCATCCTGCTCAGCCAGGACGCCCTGTACGCGGTGGCCAAGATGTTCGAGGGCGACTTCCTCTTCGGCCACGGCAACCCCAATCCCCTCACGCTGCCCAGGTTCGGCGTCTCGATCCCCGTCACGTTGGTGGTGGCGGTCGTCTTCTTCCTGGTGATCGCGCACGCCTTCCTCGCGATGCGCAAGTTCCCGGCCAATTTCCGGCAGCTCCGCACGTTCCGGGGCCACATGGCGATGATGAACCACGAGGACACGACGCTGTGGTTCACGCAGGCGTTCACCGGCTTCGCGCTGTTCTTCCTCGCGTCGGCGCATCTGTTCATCATGCTGACCCACTCGGCGCAGATCGGGCCGTACGAGTCCTCCTACCGCGTGTGGCAGGAGAACATGTGGCCCTGGTACGCGCTCCTGCTGCTCGCGGTCGAGTTCCACGGCGGCATCGGCCTGTATCGCCTGGCGGTGAAATGGGACTGGTTCGGCGGGGCCAATCCCGGGAAGGCACGCCACCGGCTCAAGGTGCTGAAATGGGCCATCACCGTCTTCCTGCTGGTGATCGGCTTCGCGACGCTGGGCGCCCTGATGAAGCTCGGCCATTACTACCAGTCGCATCCCGGCGAGCGCTACCAGCCGAAGTGGGAGCAGCACGCGCCCGGTGCCGCACCGCCCGCCGCGCCGGCAGAAGCTGGAGGTAACCGGTGA